TACTGGTACGGCACATCCAGAGAGAGTAGCACAAtagccaccgagaggccgtggtcaagctAGGGGTGGTAACAGTATGGGTCGTGGACAtagagcaccgggcagaggtgctagacagactgaggtgaggcagcctgCTCTTGTATACGTTGCATGTCGCTAAGAGGACAGAGATGCTTCGGATGTTATCACGGGTACGTCTCTTATTTATaatgtgccttacacggcattgatagatataggatctacacATTCCTATGTAGCCAGCGCTGTGTCTGAAACCTTAGGGATTCCAGTTGAGAGTACCTTAAGTGAGGTAACCGTATTCAGCCCGCTGAGGCAATTGGTTGTTCTTTTAGAGGTTTAAGAGATGGTATTTTTGGCTGATTTGATAGAGCCTCCGTTTGgggagttcaatataatattggGGATGGATTGGCTGGTGAAGCATTGAGTAAGTCTGAAGTGTGCAACGAAAAGGGTCATATTGAGAACTGAGGAAGATAATGAGGTGGTCATGGTTGGGGAGCATCGAAATTATTTATGTAATGTGATCTCCGCATTGGTGGCGAAGAATTTGGTTCATAAGGGAtgtaaggcatttttggcctaCGCTATTGTTTTTTATTATGGGGATTCTGCTACTAAGGACATCAGAACAGTAAAAGATTTTTCAGACGTTTCCACTGAAAAGCTACCGAGGTTACCTTCAAATCGTAAAGTGGAGTTTGGGATACAGATCCTTCCtggtacagctctggtgtccatGGCTCCCTACCGAATGACACCAAAGGAGATTAcgaagcttaaggctcagatttagGAATtattggatcgtgggttcatccgccctagtgtgtctccgtatGGAGCACCAGTatttttgtaaagaagaaggatggatccatgcagatgtgtatcgactaccatTAGCTGAACAAGCTGACCactaagaacaagtatccatttccAAGGATTGATGGTTTGTTTGACCAGTTCTGAGGGGCTTCTGTATTCTCCAAGAATGATTtgcgatctgggtatcatcagttaaaGGTTAAGGAAGCTGATGTATATAAGGAAacatttaggactcattatggtcactatgagttcttaatgatgccgtttggactaactaatgcactGGCAACTTTCATGGATATGATGAACCTAGTGTTTTAGCCCTATCTGGATTGgtttgtggtggtgttcatcgacgacatattggtttatttgaggactgaggatgagcatgacgaGCACCTTAGTATTGTTCTTTAGATTTTGAGGGAAAAGCAGCTCTATGCTAAGTTTACAAGTGCGAATTCTAGTTgcgagaggtaacatttctgggaCACGTAGTTCCTGTGGAGGGGAATCATGTTGATCCATGAAAGATTGAAGCTGTACTAGATTAGAAACAGCCTAAGAATGTGTTTGAGATCCACAACTTTCTAGGGCTGGCAGGTTATTACTGACGGCTTATGAAGGTTTCTCACTGATTGCGGCACCCTTAACTAAGCTGCTATGTAAGGGTGTACCGTCTGTCTAGACTGATACGCAGTAagagagcttcgagaagctcaagatTGTACTGACTGAAGCTATTGTTTTGATATAGCCTGAACTTGGAAGGGAGTTCATGGTTTATAATGATGCATCGCATGttagtttgggatgtgtgttgatgcaagaaggtaaggtggtagcatatgcgtctcgtcagcttagAAAGCATGAGGCAAAATACCCGATGCACGATTTGGAATTAGCTGCCTTAGCTTTTGCcctgaaaatctggaggcactatctgtatggtgagaagtgtatcatctacactgatcataagagcctcaagtatctccttactcagaaggagttaaatcttagttagtgtagatggattgagctacttaaggattaAGACTGTACCATTGCGTACCATCCAaacaaggccaatgtggtggccaatACTTTGAGTCGTAAGGCGATGACTGATATGAAAGTGATGTTCGCTCGACTTAGTTTGTTCGACAACGAAAGTTTGTTGGTTGAGCTGTAGGTTAAATTGACTTGGATAAAATAGATTCGGGATAAGTAGTTGGGGGATGAATCCCTGGGTATGAGGTTTGACAGATCGAGAGTGGGAGCACTacagattttgggttgaacactgagGGTGTGTTATGTTTCCGTGGAGGATTTGTGTGCCGAATGACATGGATTTGAGGCAATCTATACTGAGAGAgacacatagtagcccttatgctatgcatcttggaGGAAATAAGATGTATCGAGACCTCCGTGAGTTATATTAGTTGCCAGGGTTAAAGTGAGAGGTTACTGATTTTGTGGCTGGATGTTGgacatgccagcaggttaaggctgagcatcagttgccttcgggtttgctgCAGCTGGTTACAAATTCGTTATGAAAATGGGAGcgagtaacaatggatttcgatattgggttgcctttaacacccactaagaaggattcagtgtgggtcatcgtggatcgattgaccaagtctgcacaCTTCATCCCAGTTAGGACAGATTATTCTTTGCAGAAGCTGGCGAAGCTTTATATTTCTGAGacagtgagactgcatggggtaccagttttGATCATCTCTAATAGGGATTCTTGTTTCACATCTCAATTTTGGAGGAAGTtacatgaggctctgggttcaaggttagacttcagtactgtgttccatcctcagaccgatggtaagtctgagagggtgattcagatactggaggacatgttgatgAGCTGTGTTATTtattttcgaggcagttgggaggattatctgtcGTTAGCggagtttgcctataataatagtgtaacaccccggaCCCAAGCCCGTtactggagtcgaacacaaggtgcacacaaactcagctaaattgttttcacagtccataaaaattttccagactagctggttactgcgtcactgtcgcttcaaaaatcatatcttgagttttaaagctcgaaaatcagtttcgtaatttttccccgaaactagacttataattataaaattgtaacaccctgcacTCGAGCCCgcatcgagtcgaacacaaggtgcacacaaactcataaattgttttcacaaatccataaaaattttccagactagctggttatcaCGTccactgtcgcttcaaaaatcatatcttgagttttaaagctcgaaaatcagtttcgtaatttttcccgaaactagactcatagttccatcaacatatttttttctagaatttttggtcgggccaattagtacattttattagttaaagtctcccctgttgcagggatcgactacactgaccttcgtgcgttacgaattagatatctccctgtacagggcttcaatggtgatgccgtttatttctatagaaactagactcagagaggaatctatacatatatggcatgactcataattatctctggttaatttaaaatgaatttctaaagtcggaataggggatccagaaaccattctggccctgtttcacgagaactttaatatctcttaacatataattcatatgaccgtttcgtttcttccatatgaaagtagattcatcaaggttcatttacatgatttattcactatttaattttcattagcaaaattcagacacaagtcacttatcacatttgtaatttcggctcaatagccacacacaaagagcatgattttaattttctttaaacatgatctaatcaattcagaatttaagctctattgctcaagaacttacctcggacgtggtcgaacgatttcgacggctattccacgactttttccttcccttatcggatttagctccctttgctcttgagcttaatttaacaaataaattggttttatcatgtgagcatcgaagaggaattcaagatacttagccaatatatatactcattaggcatcaaagtcgatatgtacgaaatcatgaatcgaactcaacacattagttaatattcctcttagcgaattttctaagccaagaataggcatcaatatgcttgcctctaaccgaatgcatgcacaccaatttccctcatgtggccgaatatacatgcccaatttgaggccaattatacacttaataccacacaaaacagcatacattttactactaacgcattacatatcgtaactcattgcacatctctcatttacttcataatcaagcatcatcacaagcaaatatacaccttgaaatagcatatatgtcataccaatacatcgtaaagtaacatatatacatatatatatgctagagccaattctcaagtggcttatatccaaatatatacacatatccaaagcttaaatcttacttaccatgcaacatgcatgaatcatacttatggatataacatggcgaataccacaacaccataccatttcaatttggtcatggtaaaacaaagaacttagtatctcattcaaaaaaatgctaaaagaaaatctaagaatcctcaatcctccatcacatgtatcattatcaagcttgatatttagcatgcaatg
Above is a genomic segment from Gossypium arboreum isolate Shixiya-1 chromosome 8, ASM2569848v2, whole genome shotgun sequence containing:
- the LOC108477486 gene encoding uncharacterized protein LOC108477486, which translates into the protein MVATEYEQCIRFEDGLRDNLRFLIAPQRERDFLHWLRRRRSSRRLSALRAKTVTEREVGTRGIRSALVLCIGLRKRLELIDIGSTHSYVASAVSETLGIPVESTLSEVTVFSPLRVILRTEEDNEVVMVGEHRNYLCNVISALVAKNLVHKGCKAFLAYAIVFYYGDSATKDIRTVKDFSDVSTEKLPRLPSNRKVEFGIQILPGTALVSMAPYRMTPKEITKLKAQI